One part of the Acetoanaerobium sticklandii genome encodes these proteins:
- the sstT gene encoding serine/threonine transporter SstT codes for MNNLLAKWNQISLVKRIIIGLVIGIILALTVPEQAKGVVILGSLFVGALKAIAPVLVLFLVMSAISQHKAGQQTNMKSIIGLYLLGTFLAGLIAVLASFVFPLTLTLPGTEGLGDLTPPGGVTEVLKTLLMNIVDNPVKAIFNANYIGILAWAVLLGLALKHAAQSTKDMISNFADGIAQMVRWVINLAPFGIMGLVFDAIATSGISTLLGYGQLIMLLVGTMFFVALVVNPIIVYVYTRKNPYPLVLKCLKDSGITAFFTRSSAANIPVNMSLCEELKLDKDTYSVSIPLGATINMAGAAITISVLTLAAVNTLGIEVDLATAVILSVLAAVSACGASGVAGGSLLLIPLACSLFGIPNDVAMQMVGVGFIVGVIQDSCETALNSSTDVLFTATAEFAKMRKEGKVFDMIPHKAK; via the coding sequence ATGAATAACTTATTGGCAAAATGGAACCAAATAAGTCTAGTTAAACGTATAATCATCGGTTTAGTTATCGGTATCATACTAGCACTTACAGTTCCAGAGCAAGCAAAAGGTGTAGTGATTCTTGGATCTCTATTTGTAGGAGCTTTGAAAGCGATTGCTCCAGTATTAGTACTTTTCCTAGTAATGTCTGCAATCTCTCAGCATAAAGCAGGACAGCAAACAAACATGAAGTCTATAATAGGACTTTACCTACTAGGAACATTCTTAGCAGGACTTATAGCAGTACTTGCAAGTTTTGTATTCCCACTTACATTAACACTTCCAGGAACTGAAGGACTTGGAGATTTAACTCCTCCAGGAGGCGTTACAGAAGTTCTTAAAACTCTTCTTATGAACATAGTTGATAACCCTGTAAAAGCAATATTCAATGCAAATTACATAGGTATTCTTGCATGGGCTGTTCTTTTAGGATTAGCTCTTAAGCATGCGGCTCAATCAACTAAAGATATGATTTCTAACTTTGCTGATGGTATAGCTCAGATGGTTAGATGGGTCATCAATCTAGCTCCGTTTGGTATCATGGGATTAGTTTTTGATGCTATTGCTACTAGCGGAATAAGCACACTTTTAGGATATGGACAGTTAATCATGCTTCTAGTAGGAACTATGTTCTTCGTAGCATTAGTAGTTAACCCTATCATTGTTTATGTTTACACTCGTAAGAATCCTTACCCACTTGTATTAAAATGTCTTAAAGACAGTGGTATTACAGCATTCTTTACTCGTAGTTCAGCTGCGAACATCCCTGTTAATATGAGTCTTTGCGAGGAGTTAAAGCTTGATAAAGATACTTACTCAGTATCTATTCCTCTAGGAGCAACTATTAACATGGCAGGAGCTGCGATTACTATTTCAGTACTTACTCTTGCAGCGGTTAACACTCTTGGTATTGAAGTTGATTTAGCTACAGCAGTAATCCTAAGTGTTCTAGCAGCAGTATCTGCTTGTGGAGCATCTGGAGTTGCTGGTGGATCATTACTTCTTATTCCTCTTGCTTGTAGCTTATTTGGTATTCCAAATGATGTAGCTATGCAGATGGTTGGAGTTGGATTCATTGTTGGAGTTATTCAGGATTCATGCGAGACTGCTCTTAACTCTTCTACAGACGTATTATTCACTGCTACAGCTGAATTTGCTAAAATGCGTAAAGAGGGTAAAGTTTTTGATATGATTCCTCACAAAGCTAAGTAA